One Hippoglossus stenolepis isolate QCI-W04-F060 chromosome 6, HSTE1.2, whole genome shotgun sequence genomic window, ATATCCACGATTAGAATATGACTATTGATGAATCTGGTTATTTTTTAACTAGAACGACACTTAGCTGAGTGCATATCTCCACCGAAGCCCAATAATCTGAAATATGCCtttaattttcatttacattttatgtgcCTTGCCTTTAGAAATTGacggaaatgttgaaaaatgctctcACAATGATCTGCACCCAGATTCAATGGCTTCTTCTGATGCTCCATTCCTTCCCAGTTTGGTACAAATTTGGCTCAGTTCTTTGTTTTGTAATCCTGCTGCTTCAAACTAACAGGCGGGGGTGAAATCGTGACCTCGGCAGATGTAATAAGTGGTTCATTAGAATTAGGAAACAAAGCAGTTGCTCTCTGGTCACGACTCCCTGACGTCCACGCACAGTTTtcaatttcctgcaaagtttctTGCAGACAGCAGTTAAAAAAAGTCTCTTttagaacatttaaaacaaataaactggtGCTTTATCAGCTAATCTGTAGTTTACGACTGTGCAGACGGAGTTTGGTGAGATTGGGAAGAGATTTTAGTCAATTGGGGGCGCGAGCACTTGATTGTGGTGTTTTTACAACTTGATATTGACTCACGTTCAGACTCCAGAGATGATTTTATGCTATGATCAATATGGCTGCGACGCACACTGGTGACCAGGTCCAGGGTGTCCCCCACCTCTCGCACAGGGTCAGCTCAGACCGGCTCCAGCCCCCAATGGACACTTTCAGACCGGGTGGAATAGACAATAATAATTACTCAGAGTTGTGAAGTCATTATTTCAACCTCAGGATGTTTTCGTGTGCTTTGAAGTGTGCAAAGTCAAAGGATCAGGGGCGAGAGgcatataaattatttaaaatcacacaaaacatCTGTATATAGACATTCAGTCTGCAAGCGACAAAAAGTGCAACAGTTGAAAAGTTCACAAAAAGCTTCTATTTAGAGCTGAAACATATAATTGTCTTCTATGTGATTATTTCAGAAACTTTTCACTCTTTTCACAAACTGTCCGAGTTGAGAAAGTGTTAGAAATTCATTTTTCTGATTATTTCCGACGCCACATGAACTCACAATAACAAAATCAAGCAACGGGTGAAGTGAGGATCCAGAGCAACGCGCTTGTGTCCAGATGTTAAGtgtaattttattttgcagtCTTGGGATTTTACATTAAAGCGTCAGAACTcagtgaagatgaagagggATGAGTGAAGAAGAGCTCGTGTCTTTATTAAGCCTCACTAACATCACAATGCTCAAATCTAAATTTAGGCTGCTTCAGACATGTTGGCTTCAGACACACTGCTCACCAGACTACAGACAAATTGTTGAAGTAATTCAGACGTGAAGATTAAGTTCTGTCTGAATGGAGAACATCTGGAATGCACGCGTCGTTTAAAGTGTCAGATTTGATCACGAGCAAGGATGAGGCCgatacacaaaaactacagaaaacatccagatttaaatgttttgtcttgGAAGGAAAATCAGTGGCTGTAAATGTAATAGATTCACTACACGAGAGACatttggacaaacacacacagacagacgctcTGCTTCCTGCAGTCTGACACTCTTGTTGTTCAGATGGACgagcgacacacacaaacacatggaggCACATTGTGACAGTGGACAGATGGCACGGTTTGTCAGAGATTAGAGCCggcttgttttttgtcttttgttatatctgtgtattattttttttgtattgtttatttgaaaCACATTATTACAGTGCCAAGTGTGAAAGTGTCTGGCAGCCAGCAAGTAGTGGAGAGgaagatgtgtctgtgtgtttccacaaaCTCGTCTCCTTCAGAGTTTCGGGTTTACTCTGCCTGCTGGCACGTTCCGCTCTGCTGTGACTCACTGTACCTCCTCAATATGTGCGTAAGAAACATGGAAAACTTGCATTTACCCATTTATCAAATATCTATATCACAGCTTTCACAAACagatcagcagattctcaggaAAACAttcagatatttatatttagagcTAGAATTTGTTCAATGAGGATTTTTTCTTTCAGCCCATGTTTATGCTGTGAAGACGTAGAAAATCTTTGTTGGTGAGCAGGTAGCTGTTGTGTGCTCTGTAAGTGTGCCACACAAAGCTCAGTAATCCCTCAAACAAGGTAAAGCAGAGGCACATGCCTGAGGCGTAATGTCTGTTCACTCCACTGCCTCAGAGCTGGATGGGAATTCTCACGTCTCTCTTTCAAACTGGCTGCTTTTCCTCCTGCCGCTTGCGCCGTGAATGTTTTACTTCTGGTTCCACAGCTGTGTTAACCCACTTAATGTTTTGTAAAGGTCAGATCATTTTGTAATTAAGCACCGCTCTGTGCCTTCTTGCTGCAGATCCCAGTGAGACCGTGGCACTTCCCTGCGTGCATGAGTGTaagggtgtgagtgtgtgtgtgtgtgagagcaagtGAGCGTCAGCGCTCCCACATGGCCTCCATGCAGGACGGGCTGAACTTCACGGCTCCTCCCTACGGCaaggtcctgctgctgggtgcTATCGCTGCTGCCTCAGCCTTTGTTGTTACCATCCTCATCGTGGTGCTCTGCGTGGGCTGCCAGAGGTGAGAGCAGTCACTgggcatgacacacacacacacacacacacacacacacacacacacacacacacacacacacacacacacacacacacacacacacacacacacacacacacacacacaggactcaTAGAGAGTACTAAGAGtatttatgcacacacaccactggtGAAAGAAGTACGTAGAACTATTAGTTAAGTATTAGTACCAATATATTAATGTAACAATACTCTACAAGTAAAAGTCCTCCATTCAAAATATTACTAGTaaagtaaaagaacaaataattcacaaaaaaatgtatcttaatTAAAAGTACCCgttctgcagtaaaatgttattattgacaataataattcaaattgaCAAAAGACCCTTATTTCAAAATggtacttgagtaaatgtacttagttactctCCCCCATTGGCACATATGCAGATGTACTCTTAATGTCCGTCTCACATGCGCACGCTGATAAAATGACTCAGCCACACACGGACAGTGAGTCAGAAGCAAactctgcacaaacaaacacacaagtgcatCAGTGTCGTAAGTGTCCATCTGTGTGACAGAGCGCTTGTGTTTACCACAGAAAGGGGAAGACACACAATGTCCCCGGCGAAGGTGGAAAACACCGTCTCATGGACATGGTGGGTATCAGACAACGCACTCAATTCACCAGGGAACAATATCAGTCACCTCCTCTGTCTTAATTATTGTTTAAAtggctttgtgtctgtgtgtgtgcgtcaccaGGGTATACTCAGACAGTCCAAGCTGCGCTCCATCAGTAAATCTGACACAGAGATGAACAAGATGAACTGCAATGGCAAAAGTGAGTGAATCTTTCACATACAAATCCTGACCTGTGTTCTCAGTGAACCGAGCTCGAGCTGAAAACCTCCCGACATCACGTTCGCTGCAGCTAAACATCGTCGACGAACGAGACATTAGAGGAATCTTCTGCGTGAAGAACATTTAGTCTTTGTGCTCATTTGGAAACATGTTAAATAGGAAACAGCGGAGATACAAGGTTTCCACCAAATTGTGTGAAATGGCAAAAATgagtttttctctgcagctccgaATAGCGTTATAATTAAAAGCAATAAATGGAACCATTAACCACCAATACATTTAACTGTGGCTTGTtctgatttagaaaaacaccATTACCAACCCCTGATAAGTGCCACTGTGCACACTTCCTCCTCACTAACATCGTACCATCCGATCCTAAATTCACACTAAATCCTCGGGAGTTGAGTTCAAGGGCGTTATAGAGGAGAAGTTGACCCTGAAACAGGATTCACGTTACATTTACACCTCAGCCGTCTTCCATTGGACTGTTCGGTCGGGATTTCTGAGCACATATCGCTCAAAGAGAGAAATCACAGAGCCAAGACAAATCCTGGAGCTCCATCAATGACAGTCAACAGGGAACTGCGTTTGTGGGCACGGGGACAGAAGCCTGCGAGGGTTTGAAGGAATAGAAGCATATGTCCTGCTTCAGACTTGTCCTGCTTCCATTGCAGAGGAACCAAGCCAAGTTGGATGAAGCGTCTCTTCAGCCGTCTCCGTCAGCTCCCTGTTACTGTCAGCTCCAGGTTTTCTCTGACCAGTGACAGATTTCCAGACTGTCCAGTCCGAGAGGAGTTAACGTGAATCCTGCTTTACGAAGGTCATGGTTAGGACTTTAACGGCAGCCTGTCTGTGGCTTGCAGAGGCGGCTAAAAAGAGCCGCCCAGCCAGCATGGACTTCCTGCGGCTGCTGCCCGGCCGCTGGTCTAACTCTGACCTTCGTTCTCAAGGCAGGCAGCTTCCCCAGATCCCTTCTGGGACTGGAGAAGACGGAGAGCACACTTACTCAGAGGTGGGCCGTCGCTCTTCCGCCACACGTACTGACGATGCCCTCTACGCCATGGTAGGCAGGGCCGGACAGACGGACACTCCGGCCCCTCCGGCCGTTCCCGCCAACACCCCTGCGCCCCCAGACCCGGACGGCGACGTGGAAGGAGGGCTGCCAGAACCCGAGACCCAGGTCATGACGCCGCCTCACCCTCCAGAGGCGGCCGAGTACGCCTGCGTCAGGAAGCTGAGGAAGGCAGACAAGGCGCCCCAAAAGAGGGACAGTGGGACAGATATGGCTGAGCCGCCGGTGCCGCCTCCGCGCCACGCCCCACCGTCACATCCCGCCCCTCCTCCGCCACACCCTCACAGCACAAAGTTGCCCCGCAGAAACGTGGAGGCCTTCAGCGTCCCATCATTCCCAAAGGTTGGTCAAGTTCAATGTTTCCCATTCAGAGTAATTTGTTGGTTTTAACTGATGGTGTCTCATATTCATTATGTTGTGTCttaatttggtttattttgttttatctgttaAGCAGGTTTTGCGTAaacctgctaacaaacaaacgaagAATTAATGGGATGAAAGTAGCAGGATAGAGTTAGCCTGGCTTATCTGTAGCTAAGGAAATCGTCAGGCTACCATGGATCCACCAGGATGTCCCCAAAACATGTTATTAGCATGTAATTAACATGTAATTAACATGTTACCAATTACTCCGACCTGATTCCCACAGAATTAAAACCCCTGTTGTGGAAACGAGGTCCGGTGTTCACACATAATGTTGGTGACCTTGactcataaaataaaaaagcttaCAGCTTCACATTTCCTTTGCAATAAGCTCTGACAGCAACACCTCAGTGGTCACTTATATTAGTTGAAGGGATTGAGGAATGATGGctgcagggggagaggaagTTAAACGCTCAGTTCCAAGTGGTTCTCCCGAGGTCTGAGATGAAATCACAGGAAGCAGAAGGAGACCGAGTTCatggctgtgtctcaattcggcgactgcatcctttggaggaaGCTCAAAGGCTGAACCTGAAAGGAGAGGGTCTGATCTATGGAGGCTTTTTGTGATTGGTGTCAGCAGCTCGTCGCTTAACAACAGAGCTGAGGTTGGATGAGACAGTTGTAATGTCCTGGGAtggatccacccgttggagccttcgtttctctgggatgaaaggacacatttgaagGATTCTTGGAATGTGGACAGTCTAGTTCCTGCTTTGTGACGTAATCGTAATCTTAAAATGTCGCCTCTGAAAGATGCAGCACCTGAATTGAGACACTTGTGAAGAGTGACAGTATGATTGACCCATCAGGTGTGAATGGTTCTGTTCTGATTGTTGCTGGTTCCTCAGGTTTCTCAGGACATGAGTAAAAAGTCTCGACAGTGTAACATGAATACACAGAGTTTGCAGTTGTGGGACACGGAGCAGGATTCTGAgtgtttctgtcacatttcCTGTTGATGCTGCAGACGATCTGGTGTATCCGTGCCAATGTTTTCCTTGCACCCGCTACATCATGCGCGGTGTTGTGATGTGTGCACGTCTGCAGAAATTCCTTGGAAGCCCAGGCAGCGAGCGTTGTTTATTTGTCGACGAGCCGTTGGTGATAGCGCGGTGTTTCTCCTCTCGGCACTGTCACCTCCTCCGCA contains:
- the si:dkey-70p6.1 gene encoding verprolin isoform X1 — its product is MASMQDGLNFTAPPYGKVLLLGAIAAASAFVVTILIVVLCVGCQRKGKTHNVPGEGGKHRLMDMGILRQSKLRSISKSDTEMNKMNCNGKSRQLPQIPSGTGEDGEHTYSEVGRRSSATRTDDALYAMVGRAGQTDTPAPPAVPANTPAPPDPDGDVEGGLPEPETQVMTPPHPPEAAEYACVRKLRKADKAPQKRDSGTDMAEPPVPPPRHAPPSHPAPPPPHPHSTKLPRRNVEAFSVPSFPKEVMFMGNGEQYIWKPPEEEELLLLQNKALGPLGAQTLENLQPSAAAVAEMYSKVCKTGKKKRAVPGSPPANPGFRTLGRGDRDGGFSVVVKPQTWAPLEGKAIGGPLDDHCYESIGTEEYDPSYEHMEGGGGWKRERPPNTCATLRPRRKKAQQPLQQQQPPPPPPTQQTPKLQHLPAKALLLPGENLYESIGDLKQGSATSSTTTIFTFNDGMEMYVTGL